The Gasterosteus aculeatus chromosome 12, fGasAcu3.hap1.1, whole genome shotgun sequence DNA window tgtgtgtgtgtgtgtgtgtgcgtgtgtgtgtgtctgggtgtattTGTGCATTTATGTGCATTTAAATACCAGGCATGTGTGAGTCAATGTTGTTATTTACTAAATATCTATTTAATGAAAGTCTTAAAGTGTTTCTCTTTATTAAACGCCGTGCTTTGTGGTATTGGATATTATTTCTGTTCCATAATATTTTGCCAACTCTCTCTGCCAGGAGTTGGAGAGGCATAGACTAGATATGGTATGggtatgtttatttttgtacatcTAACACCTGCATCGTGTAACTGGTTGTGTTATGGTTGTCATAGCAATGCATTAAGTGTAGCACTGGCTGCTGTCATACTACATTCTTCTGCATGGCTTTCCAGCAAAaccaacaaaagagaaaaagagtcaGTATGCTGCCTCCATCTGCTCGTCCTGAGGGACAACTGACCCTGTCACGGTGGCCAGGCAACTTctgtccccctcccccatcctccccctcctaCTCAGAATGCATTGCAAAGGCTGCCAGCCAATCCACACTCACTGTCTCAAAGTGCACTGGAGGAGTTTCTATCCATCACAGACATCGTCTAACCGTTGTACTGGAGTAGCCTGTGTTACCCCATAACACAGAGTGCTCGGCGATTCCGGCCCAGACattgagcttgtgtgtgtgttcgtccgTGCCTCTGTTCTGCGGTCCACCGAGTGATGGACTTTAACCTGCCCCATCCCGGCCTCTCTGTCGTTCACTGTTCCTGTACGCCGCACAAACAATGAAAACCGCTACCGAGAATCATTTTGTCTTTACGGTGGAGATACTTAGTTTGGTGAGGGTGCGGCACAACCTTTGCTTGCAAGTAGACCGGGTCAATTGTAAAACAACGATATAGATCAATTCCACCACAGGGACAACAATGATTCTGtgtagtacttttttttttccgccccGACTGTCCTGCTTGTCGTCACTCATACACAGTCACAGCTGAATCTAAAGGTCTGCCTATCAGTTTCATAGTGGACTCTGAGCCGCTTGTACCTTCCCTCAGAGCCAACTGAGATACATTAAACAATCCTGGTATTTACGGGTGTCACAGGCAATTGCATTGCTTTTGATCCGCTGTAGCTTGTCGCCACGATGCCCCTCAACACATTCATTGCGTTTGATAAAGCGCAGACTGTCTATGTCCTTTTGTAAGTTCTCCATGTGTAGATGAATCAAACCAATGAGGACAATGACATATGGTAGCAGAGTGCTCGGCATCTAGCCTGTTTTGTTTATGGCGAAACAGTCCTCACAAACTAGCCCCTTTCACTCACTCCGTGCTGGAAATGTCCTTGGCAAGCCCTAATAGTGGCaattgtgtgtttctggtgGATCACAGAGGAAATGACAGCCTGATACGGTGGAGCGGCAAACCTAAAGAGATCAAATAAAACGATAGTCAGTCACCAGTGATTCCGGTGCCCTTTTGCAGTAGACTGTGTATCATGCACCAAAGAACAGCATAGATGTCTCATCCTCAGCGGTCACATACTGTGCTAATACGTAAGGTGCCAAAACCACTGAGGTGGAACGGCTCTGTTTGTAGCTAGTCCTTACCATCTCTTCCTATTTGTCACCCTCCTCGCCAAACATTGTGAGAACGGtgtgtcaaaaataaaaccattaacaTTGCctgaattcattattttgatCATGGCAATGTGGCGAGTCTGAAGACTTCTGGCAACCAGcattttgttgcttttgttgtgTCAGCTTTAGTTTAGAGACGCCCGCCACCGATTCTAGCTGCTTCTCTTTTTTGAGCCTGTCATCACATCTACTTTGTACCGCATCTCTGTGTTGCTTTTTGGTTGTCATCGTATTACTGTACTCTTCACTAATGCTTCCACCATACATGTGAAAGTGTATACATGCGAAGCATCGTTTTGTGCCTGTTCAAGTGCGGTGCCTCCATTGAATTTAGTGCATCACAAATTTGCATTAATGCACACTAAATTTAGTCGACCTTGAGTGCTGTATGTGCAATGTGTGCTTCTTAATGTGGCTGTGTCTCTGCCACTctaggagagggagaggaggaggcaacATGTAATGCTGATGAAGGCGGTCGAGGCGCGCAAGAAAGCAGAGGTAGCCCATATGTACACAAACAGTCCACTCCACAAAAAGAGCCTAAGTCATTATTCCCCGGATGGATTCCCgccttctctcctttttgtgCGCTCTTTCcttctattcattttttttttcctccacactTTCCAAGTCAAAGGATTGTGGCCCTCAAGCACTTTCCTTTTGAATGCACACCAGCATTAGGCTGAATTCTAATACTGCTCAGCAAAGTCAAGTAAACCTTTCTGTatgtttttacacacacacacacacacgcatgctaaTGCACTaatgcacatgcacactttGCCTCCTTAATGCTCTCTTGAATTTTGGACTCTCCAGGAGCGCGAGCGCTTGCGGCAGGAGAAGAGGGATGAGAAGCGGCTGAACAAAGAGCGTAAACTGGAGCAGCGGCGGCTAGAGCTGGAGATAGCGAGGGAGCTGAGGAAGCCAAATGAAGACATGTGTCTGTCTGATCACAAGGTAGTTAACAAAGAAGCTCATCCGCTCGCTGCTATAggtgtgaagaaaaacacagagcgcacacacacgttgatGTACTGGATATTGTCAATTTTTCTCATTTAGGTGCTGTTAAATACATTGAATTAGGACACACAATtctgaataataatattatttattattattattatcagcatcattatcagtagtagtagtattagtatttAACAGTATATTTAACGTTTTCTTGACGGCCAGTATCTAAAATGAGACCACATGGTAGTGAGGATTTTTATGTGTGGAGATGTGCACCCTCAAGTGGTAGAATGAGAGTACTACATAATGTAGAAAGTAAGATGTCATTACTGTAAAAAGCACCATCTTGATAACAGTTAACAGGTGTGAGATGTAATAACAGCTTCACTCACATTTTCTCACAgctgtttaaatcacaatcgTCTGTAGTCCAAATCGGATGTAATATGTCTCACAGTTCGTTATACAGCAACAATGTGGTACCTACTTTCCCTTGTGCAGCCTCTACCGGAGTTCTCCCGAATTCCTGGACTCATCCTGCCGGGACGCGCCGTGTCCCACTGCCTGATGCTGATGCAGTTCCTGCGAGGCTTCGGCAAGGTTTTGGGCCTCGATTTGAATTTGGATGTGCCCACCTTGGGCATGCTGCAGGAGGGCTTGCTCAATGTGGGGGACAGCATGGGCCACGTCCAGGACCTTCTGGTCAAACTGTTATCCCTGGCAGTGTGTGATCCTGGTTTGCCACCTGGACAGAAGGTGAGCGAGTTCATTAAGTGGTACTTTTGTCAAATTTTGAACCACCGAAACCAGCTTGAGAATTAAACCCAAGACGGATTATTCTATGCAGTAGTTTCAgttcacatactgtatataaacGTATGACACTTAACATTAATTCTATTTAGTAAGTATTGTATGTTTACCGTAACTTGGTAATACACCTGTCATTGCTTTACTCTTAAGTGGAACTATTCTCTGGTACAAAATAATAGTCCGTATTTTTTATTAAGTGAATTTAGAAATCAGGacgttttttgctttttttgtggttttgttatttcttatttttgggGTTTAGTTTAGTTTCAGTGTTTTGATTTAAGGTTTAAGTAATCATAAATATATGCATATGAATTTAATCAGCTTACAGTCATCAAGGAAGTGTTCATTAACTCAacctcttttccttctctatCAGACAAAAACCATGCTGGGGGACCACCTGACCAATGTCGGCATCAACAGGGATAACGTGTCTGAGGTGCTACAGATGTACATGGGAGCCCATTGTGCCAATACTGAGCTTGCCCCTCTGGCCCTCAGTCTGAAGACCAAGGCCTTCCAGGCCCACACGCCGTCCCAGAAGGCCTCGATCCTGGGCTTCCTGGCTAATGAGCTGGCCTGTAGCAGAGCTGTTATCAGGTAGCAGAAGCAGCTGAAACGGAAAAAAGCGCAACCGTCCAAATGAGCTCTTTCTGTGTTACTTAATATATTCTGCATTAGACATGAACACTTTATCTATCTCTGTATTCACATAATACGCATCTCTCACCAAAAGAATATATCCATCCACCTTGCTCTTATTCTGCTTATCACCGAAATGATTCATTAGCCAATAATGTTGTATTTTATTGATGCAGTGGAAAAAAGCGTAATAATGCTGCAGCAGTTTTATTGTAAGAGAATCATGCAAGTATTCATTTGTGCACTGGGAGCTTATTGAGCTTTTATCTGTTGCTCAATGTACTTTCAGAGAATACTAAACTGTACTCTGCACAACAGTAACTTGACAGGattctgtttttcctcctccagtgAGATCGACAAGAGCCTGGATCAGATGGCCAACATGAGGAAAGACAAGATCATTATGGAGGGAAAACTGAAGAAGTATGTTTTCTTTCATCCTAAAACTGTCACGCCGTGATTGTCTGACCGTCATCTTGCTGAACTTGCGTGTGCTTATAAAGGTTGAGGATCATTCATGCCAAACGCaccgggaggagggaggccaGTATGGGCATTGAAGAGAACCAGTCCGTCGGCACTCCGTCCTCTGCCATAAAACGCAAGAGGAAACTGTGTGGAGACAGCGACGATGACGACGAAGACGACGAAGACAGTGATGACCaagcagaggacgaggacgatgaggaggaagaagaaatgaaGAAGGTTAAAAAAGTGGAGACATATGATGAggtaagaagaaaaataaaaaagatcgATCCGTCATCGAAGCTCACCGTAGCAGGTTTCTCGCTGACATTTACTGTTTGTTTCGTCCTCAGGATGAAGTGGAACAAGCCACCagtctggaggagctggagaagcagaTAGAGAAATTGGCCAAGGTATGCTTCTTAGAAGGAGTCAGAAAGAAATGCACGGTCTGTTGACACTGATAATGTTATATTAAGAACAACACACGCAGTGACATTTCACTGTGGATTgtgtttaaacacatttagtacAAAGCATTAGAACACCACAAACATCCTACACTACATGATAAAAAGCTGCATACTATAAATGGATTATTATACGCTGtgtattaaaaacaactattcttTTCTTCATATTATGAACATGTGCGCTGGCTATATCCAAATTAAGGGCATTGATTATCCCAATAAATGATCTCATTAGCATTGAATGCAATCCTCAATATATCACATTGATTATGGAAGGACACAAGGTAGCATGCATTAATCAAAACCACGTAGAGAAACCACTGAGAATGTTTTGTACGTTTGCAGCAACATCACCAGACCAGAAGAAAGCTGTTTGAAATTTCCCATTCTCTGCGCTCCACGATGTATGGCCAGGACCGCTACCGCCGCCGGTACTGGGTGCTTCCCCACTGTGGAGGGGTCTTCATCGAAGCCATGGAGAGTGGAGAAGGTAGTTACAGCACAACGCACGCTGAGTGTGCAGATTTGATTTGGCAGGTAGAGGAGGGAAAAGTGCTGTGAAAACATCTGTTTAAGCTGCATGTTTAGCTGTTTTCCTGATGATTTTTTACCTTATCTTGATCCTCAAGgacaaaaaaagataattatCTCACTGCTCTACCTTTCTCTCGAAAACAAGTTGACTCTGTAGTAACATCAGCcatggtagttttttttttaactaacaGCTCTCCCCCTGCAGCTCCAGAGGAACTGGAAGAGGAgcgacagaggaggaggagagtggctGAGGAGGTCAAAGTCAAAGAGGAACCTCAGGAGATGGAGTTGCAGAAGGAGAAACCCAACGACCTCGGTGGGCAGAGCATTCAAACGCGAGGCTTGGAGCTCGAGAAAGACGAGGAAAAGGAGCACGAGGGGAAGAAAATCTCCCTCTTTTACCAGCAGCCAGGCCGCGTATCCAAACTGTGCACATTCCGGGAGGTCGGCAAAGAGACGGTGACGGCAAAGGACGAGGAGAGTACCCATGTGAGACAAAACGGCGCAAGTCCCTTGGGCACTCCTGTTGCCACGACCAAAGGAacatccccctcccccactcacaATACCTCTGAGCCAGCAGTAGCAACAACCCCCTCCACGGTAACCAATAATGACACTAGCGTCCCTCCCCTGGCATCAACCTCTTTATCTGTCCCCTGCCTGCCAGCCCCGTGTGAAAGCCCAGGTACCACTCCTCCAACCTCCTCCCCAGCTCCATCTCCGTACCTCTCATTTCAAGCCAACGACCAGCTGCTCAGAGTCCTGACGGAGCGCAGCGGGCACTGGTTCAGCCTGCTGCCTCGCAACCCCTGCGACCTCACGTCCATCACCACGCCTCCCCCGGATGCGCCCCGCGTGCCACCCCAGGCGTCCTCCACCCCGGCCGGGCCCAGATCCCCGCCTCAGTCCCCTGCACTGCCCCTCACCTTTTCCGCTGCCTCAGCCTCCGCCAGCCCGCACCACCCAGCAGGCCTCCTCAACTACCCGCTATCAGCCCTGCAGGTGAGGCTGCTGGCTCGACACAAATAGAGATAGCCGTGTTGTACACAGTTGTTTCTGCCATGTAAAAGATCACCTAACCCATGACCCTCGGTCTTGTTTTCGTCCTCCACTCCCttatgtttttcctcttttctccccagGTGAAGTCAGGCGCTTCATTGCTAGGAGTTTCTTTCGGTAGCTGGCCCTGTGGCCTGATGAGTCCCAGTTTGCCTCTGTGCAGCAGCCCCAATCCCATGTTGGGTCATTCTCTGGATGGCAACACAGCAGCAAGTGTCTCCAGCAAAAGTGAATCACCTTTACCTTGCATGGAGAAATCCTCATCCATGCCTTCTCCTACGCTGGAGATGCCCAAATCCCTGGACCACGCCACACCTCGGCCTATTCCAGAGGGTGAGCGACTAAAACGGCATTGAGAGATATTAGTTGAGGCCGTAATTACCTCCCGTTTTCTTAATTGAGAAGAATTCACTTGCTTGATATACTTTCACTTGCCTGAATAGTCCAGGATAATTGGGTGAGGGAATGTTCCGCTCCGCTGTACGCAATTTCGTTTTGGTGTAGCGTAGCTGAGTGAAGCACCTTTTTGCTGTGACGTATGCTCTTTGTCTGGTAGTTTACATGCCTGTTTGTGCTCATTGTCTCAGAGAGCCTGACAGGGTGGTGGCGGGTGTCTGACATCGAGCAGCTGAGGGCTTTGGTCAGTGCCCTCCACAGCCGGGGCATTCGAGAAAAAAGCCTCCAGAGGCAAATGCAGAAATACACAGAGATCATCCCCCAGGTTTGCACCAAACACAAGGACGGTAAGTGCTCCAAACACCGCCTTTGAGCATATAATCACAATAAATAACATATAAGTCCTGTGAGCTGTATTTTCTGTCAGAGCAACACATGTTCAAATGTAGATGCATGCCCTTGTGACCGCTGAATCCGCTGCAAACAGCCACATGAATATCCGCGGATGTGTTTGGCTTCACTGCTCATGTGTTTACCCGCATTAGCAAGTTTATTTGCATGTGCTTTCATGGCTGACTGATGTCTCTCATGTTGTCCATCCAGTGGCCATGATTGAGCTGCGTGAGCTGGAGGAGAGCCAGGTCAGTGTGGAGTCCGTGCGCGGCTGGTGTGTCCAGGAGCAGGCGATGGAGATGGACATTGCCGTGCTGCAGCAGgtagaggagctggagaggaaggTCACCGCGGCCAGCCTGCAGGTCAAGGTAAAACCCTTAAGCCCACCCCTGCACATTTTGAAAGTGGTGTCAGAAACATATTTTAACATGTGGAGTGGTGTGATCAGAGGCCTGATGTCCTCTCCCAGGGCTGGACCTTTCCGGACCCTCAATCGGAGCGAGAAGACCTGGTGTATTACGAGCACAAGCCCCCCACCAAATCAACGCCTGGGTCTGCCAATGCAGGAGACAAGGACTCCAAGGAGCACCCGGAAGAGCGGGGGGAGAAGGGCGGGGTGATGCGTCACCTGGACAACCCACTGGACATAGCAGTGACACGTCTGGCTGATCTGGAGCGCAACATCGAGAGAAGGTACCTGAGGAGCCCCTTAGGTACCACCATTCAGATCAGGCTGGATAATGTGGGTACGGTCACTGTCCCTGCTCCTGCCCCATCCACTAGTGCTGACAGGGAAGGGTAGGTCATTTCTCCAACCAACGCTCCCCGTTCTCCCACTAAGAAccttttcctctctgtgtgtgcttcATGTTTCCCATACTACTCAAACAGGGGGGGTATTCGCTGCCTTTACAGCAGCTTTCTGTGGTGGCTtgttgcatttttgtttgttcctttggtCTTGTGCAGTTTCTTGGCCGGGTTGGGGGTCTGCACTCAGTTTCATTTCCTGTGTAGGTGTTGCTTACTGGCTTGATGCATTTCTGCAGTCATCCGCATGGTGTGTGCATCAGTAACCTTGGTTATGGGCGTACTCATATCTCCCACTGTACAGCATACACTTTCACGGGTCCTCACTCTTTCTGCATGAAGTTCCCCTTAAATAACAAAATCGGTGTGTACGTCTCCTTGGAGCCCTACAGCTCCCCCCTAAATCCTCATGCCTGTCTCTGCACAGCTGCGGCTCTTTGTGGTCTGCTGTCTTGTTGGCGGCTGGCTCAACTGATACAGTTAACTGCctattgtgcgtgcgtgcgtgtgtttgtgtgtgtaaatacacCCACGCATTCACGTACATGTGTGGCCCGCTCTGTCTCATTGTCTGTCATTATCTCCTGttagcagcgaggaggaggtggccCACGGTATGAAGGTGTGGAGGAAGGCTCTGACTGAAGTGCGCAGCGCTGCCCAGTTGGCCATGTGCATCCAGCAACTTCAGAAGTCCATCGCCTGGGAGAGGTCCATCATGAAAGTGGTGAGCGCTGCATCTCCGCAACgttaattaaaaacaagcaaTACTCAGAAGgggtatgtgtgtttttaatgaatgcacttgtttgtgttttttagtaCTGTCAGATGTGCAGGAAGGGCGATAACGAGGACCTGCTCCTGCTGTGTGACGGCTGTGACAAAGGCTGCCACACTTACTGTCACAAACCCAAAATCACCAGTATTCCAGAAGGAGACTGGTACTGCCCGGCCTGCATATCCAAGGTATCAACTCCATTAAAATTGCAATGTCATCTCTCTTACGGTTGATTACTTGTAGAGGAAATTCTAGCCACGTTTTTGTTTATCTGTTCTTTTACTTCTTCCTCTGTAATTTAGAATTTTAGTTTCCACAAACCAGTATTTGCAAATGTTAGTATTTAACCggccaaacaaatatttttcttaTTAAACCTGTCAATATTCTGCCTCAGCACTTAAAATCAAAACATATTTATGCTGAAAGTATTTGGGGGATTGtatgcattcatttaaaagctGACAATACAGAGTTGAGTGTAAATattgggaaagagagagaaaaaaacatgcaacaaagCTCATTCAAAACAACTGCAAGGATTATATATTTCCTGTTTGGTTACTTTGACTTTGAAGTTTTATGGTTTGCAAATTGACTCGGCATTAGTTCCATTGAGGGACAATGAAACTCTCCAATTCATAAAACTCTGAGAAATAACATTTTCCTGAAGGCtattgtgatgtttttattgtgatGTGCTTGCAAAAGACTACTCATATTATTGGTGGTCCACGATCAGACAAGTAGTTTAGAAAAGGCCCAAATGAGAATTGGTCAGTGGACACTGTAGTTTTAGCGTTGACTGCAAAGAATGTATTCTTAATTCTCTGCAGGCGAGTGGCCCGtctcccaaaaacaaaaaacctccGAGCAAACCATTAACATCAAGCGGAGGAGGTGCTAAAAAGGGTGCAGAGGGGAAGAAGAGCGGGAAGCAGGCGGGCAACGGAGAGGTAGCGGTGGACGACCCGGCCAGCAGCACAcccaaaaaagcagcaaaagacaccagcagaaagagaaaaacagaggagAGCTCACCTGCGCCgccagcagccaatcaggagagccctgtgtgtgtgaagagagcCAAGACGGCCAAGGACAACAACAGGGACCTGGGTTTATGCAGGTATGCGCCTCGGGCCTGTTCATACTCGTCTTCCATCAAAACCTCCACCTGTTATCCATCCGTCTCCTTAACACTTTTGCAGTTGCTGCCATCTACTGTAGTGACAGTATCAAGACGTTGTTTTCTCTTTAGCAGTGAACACGGCTCTTCTGTGATTTTCTTCTGCGATCAAGTCCTACAAATTGCTCCAAACAAAGGAGGAAGAAATTCTAAACTTCCCAGTGGAAGAAAACTCCTCAAAGCGACGGCCACGCCTTGTCCGTGTCTgaccacttgtgtgtgtgtgtgttcaacagGGTGCTTCTTGCTGAGTTGGAGCGGCATCAGGACGCGTGGCCGTTTCTCACGCCAGTCAACATGAAATCGGTCCCCGGCTACAGGAAGGTCATCAAGAAACCGATGGACTTCACCACCATACGTGAGAAGCTCGTGAGCAGCCAGTAAGTTCCCGCCGCATGTAATTTTGGGTTACACCACAGCATTTGATCTCAACTTaacactctttttttaatttcaggtATCAAAACCTTGAGACCTTCATCATCGATGTTAACTTGGTCTTTGATAACTGCGAAAAATACAACGAAGACAATTCAGACATTGGTCGAGCTGGTCATAACATGAGGAAGTTCTTCGAGAAGCGCTGGACTGAGcttctgaaacaaacaaattaaacgTCTGTTCAGATTCTCTCCATAAACCCATTCAACTTTTCATACCGGAGCACCTGGTTTtacgtttgtttttattttctgatgGATACAGTGGCTTTGCAGAATGGAAGAAGTCCAATCCGTAATAAGGAACCCGCGGTGTGCATAAGATGAGATGTCACCGTCGgggctaaaaaataaaaatggcgtTACATGAGGTGCGCTGGATTTTATTACAACAGGGATAAAAGCCCCAAAGAGTCCCATAGAAATGGGGTGTCGTAGTGCAATACTATTCCCTGTCTCAGAACACTGCACTGAATTTATCCTCAACTGTCACTGACGTGTCTGCGCTAGAAGACTTTCCACTACTTGTAAATAGTCTTTTGTTATTTAATCGTATTATagtgaatgtatttaattttgTAATAATTATTTATGAATCAAGGTCCACTTCATTTTCTATGAAAAGGAAGAATCAGCTGAACTGCtttgaattaaaaaaggaatgtgtctttgtgttataATTTTTCTCCCAAATATTAAACAaagccaagaaaaaaaaaaatactgtttaCACTGTTCAGTGCTTTGAGGCATCAGAGGACTGTATTGATTTGTTCAAACTGTAaaactgcatttatttacaGGAACAGCAGACGGACAGTTAGACAATTGTGATTTATGTGTATATACTGTTTATTAATGTCAATATTATGTCTTGTTTGAAACAATGTGTAAAAATTGTTTAAGAATATTAAGATATTGTTTATGCCTTAGAATGATTGTAGCATTCTATTTTAGTGTACGTGATGAAAACATTATCATAAATATTGTttgtacagtatatacatatCCTCTGCAAACACTGTGGTATCCTTAATCTTGGTAGTGCCTACCCTTCCAACAGGGGCATGTAGGGGACgttattgtttttagttttcattctcatgacatcattttttttttttaatatgattttaatCCAACGAGGCCTCCAAAGTTggacagtgacacaaaaatcaTTCCTCTCCatagcagaaaaaaaaggaaaaacaagcaTTCAGTAATGCTTCCATGACGCATTTCCTCGTAATCTGCCACAATACAGAGGACCTAAGGCCATTTGTAACCACTGTGTTGAACCTTTGCTGTGTGTTGTGGCCTGATGGAGGCAGCTAGATTTTTTTGTACCCAAGTCAAGAGTACTTGAAGTTACTTTATTTAAGATATTGTGGAATAAAAGTATCATTCTTTTGTAGGAGCTTTATTTTTCACTAGTGTGTGGCACGGACCTATTAAAAGGATGTTTTTCAACGTAAAAAGCTTCAACTTGCTTTATTTCAACTCTGTCCTCCTGAATGTTTTTTGGTAAAAGCCATGGTGGTAAACGTGTAATCTCTTTTACTCTATACGCAAGAAGAACAGTTTGTAATgctgttaaaaacacaaacatctacTTGGAGATCTAACTGCCTGACATAATTTGCTCGCAATAACAGAAATGCATGGAGTTATATTTGGGAGTAgtatttcaattatttaaacTGTTAATACCCCATGGGGCAACCCTCCATTACAGGTAACATTCCTGTATATGTAATTTAATTGGACTTAAGTAAAAGAAGAAAGTCTGTTTCACTCAGAATGGCCTCTGTTGGCGTCGCATGTAATGCATTAACATGCAAGCAGCATTATCATGTTTACCTTGTAAAGGTGGAGCCAACTAACTACTTTACATACCTATAGACATGTCGGCCTGTCTTAAACTGAAAGAAGTAACCAGGATGtcaaatggatttaaaaaatgaaattaaaaaaaatccttttgaaATGTAGTTGAAGAATTAAGTAAAATAAGAGACATTAATTATGTAAATGCAGACGTGTAACTTGCTGAATTGTTCAACTGTTACAATATACACATAATACAGTTTACAAAATTACAAATCACCATCATCAACCACTTAAAGTCCAGCTATTTTATACATCAGTGGAGTACTCTGTAACTAATAACAACTAGTCACTAATGTAGTTTAGTCCTTTTACTAATTTACTTTTCCTATCCTTTAACTACCAAATATTAGGGTTAATGGCA harbors:
- the baz2ba gene encoding bromodomain adjacent to zinc finger domain protein 2B isoform X26 yields the protein MQDMESGERLASPAPTLSAARTSSPAASSSSSSSSSSSSASSPAPHSKSSLAPSPSAPGSNLSTSGRLFGAGEQPFIGSALSSAFPLVNHPAFGALYSSGAGRPEFGGLGSLGMSAALAAHPQLGALSEWWRAAEAHGRGAAAFLPSFISFPPFFSPHMQPNHSASPVQIRMPGKNSHAAPKGVNGAVNGGGVCPPTTQSGGFSASPAPVQASTKPTKNPDPSNSHRSSPQTNPAELVDKPIHRPKEKKPRRKPGDASLASNSESGTSSDSSSDGSLSSDLEDLAEDDEDDDDDEDDDDEEEDKQIEFSDSEKRSKKQTKVLIPSTGSTKANRPTSGEAHDMKVSKAQRASSNPPNLVPFPCSTSPPVFTQTSPLALHGSRSRTEGPQQHLSVIQSTGLAANTKPLALLSQPRREFSPSSSPMALAMSPEALSSAASPKAPKPLPSSSSSPQHLPLSLCSSPKPLSMPSPPRPTLPPPTSPKPFGSTSSVRSSQKSSPKPPRRAAAGSAKSNKRKQLEASLAQITEFRLKQTLMSQGQTFPAELKKQQQGPNKSPKRTPLSSPPLPPAPAPPPQNNHSNLFLSSALLGLPEPHPPNGVIQSITQDAPLALITKPRKDSQCDSDGGSMPVNLSTGASRIQATAQAGPQSQPSTTSPHAAGHGPRKNKAPKGKAQTPGQGQGQAQGQADPLAAWKGFSQNHLVQSLVDLFRGGEPGIGIPGVSIPGVGIPGMGIPGTCNPTAGLPANKESDDSGDDDDDEDDDLEEEEEDEEDSDDSLSESDSNSDSDISGMKVKELKLLPSGSSKKETTPRRLTKGPELLNTSTNHTATSCSPLDLQVIKTPTIVTSSSALAYHSSPGSSSYSLASPLGSGKRKRVMDEKELMIPLELGWRRETRIKSVAGRSQGEVAYYAPCGKKLRQYPDVMKYLSRNGISGITRDNFSFSAKIRVGDFYEAREGPQGLQWSLLKEEEVIPRILAMEGRRGRPPGSDRESAGEGGKGSRRRKGRPPNVGDPLLPEGPSPSEVKLLRKLEAQEIARQATQMKLMRKLEKQALARAAKEARKQQAIMAAEERRKQKEQIKILKQQEKIKRIQQIRMEKELRAQQILEAKRKKKEEVANAKILEAEKRIKEKELRRQQAEILKHQELERHRLDMVWERERRRQHVMLMKAVEARKKAEERERLRQEKRDEKRLNKERKLEQRRLELEIARELRKPNEDMCLSDHKPLPEFSRIPGLILPGRAVSHCLMLMQFLRGFGKVLGLDLNLDVPTLGMLQEGLLNVGDSMGHVQDLLVKLLSLAVCDPGLPPGQKTKTMLGDHLTNVGINRDNVSEVLQMYMGAHCANTELAPLALSLKTKAFQAHTPSQKASILGFLANELACSRAVISEIDKSLDQMANMRKDKIIMEGKLKKLRIIHAKRTGRREASMGIEENQSVGTPSSAIKRKRKLCGDSDDDDEDDEDSDDQAEDEDDEEEEEMKKVKKVETYDEDEVEQATSLEELEKQIEKLAKQHHQTRRKLFEISHSLRSTMYGQDRYRRRYWVLPHCGGVFIEAMESGEAPEELEEERQRRRRVAEEVKVKEEPQEMELQKEKPNDLGGQSIQTRGLELEKDEEKEHEGKKISLFYQQPGRVSKLCTFREVGKETVTAKDEESTHVRQNGASPLGTPVATTKGTSPSPTHNTSEPAVATTPSTVTNNDTSVPPLASTSLSVPCLPAPCESPGTTPPTSSPAPSPYLSFQANDQLLRVLTERSGHWFSLLPRNPCDLTSITTPPPDAPRVPPQASSTPAGPRSPPQSPALPLTFSAASASASPHHPAGLLNYPLSALQVKSGASLLGVSFGSWPCGLMSPSLPLCSSPNPMLGHSLDGNTAASVSSKSESPLPCMEKSSSMPSPTLEMPKSLDHATPRPIPEESLTGWWRVSDIEQLRALVSALHSRGIREKSLQRQMQKYTEIIPQVCTKHKDVAMIELRELEESQVSVESVRGWCVQEQAMEMDIAVLQQVEELERKVTAASLQVKGWTFPDPQSEREDLVYYEHKPPTKSTPGSANAGDKDSKEHPEERGEKGGVMRHLDNPLDIAVTRLADLERNIERSEEEVAHGMKVWRKALTEVRSAAQLAMCIQQLQKSIAWERSIMKVYCQMCRKGDNEDLLLLCDGCDKGCHTYCHKPKITSIPEGDWYCPACISKASGPSPKNKKPPSKPLTSSGGGAKKGAEGKKSGKQAGNGEVAVDDPASSTPKKAAKDTSRKRKTEESSPAPPAANQESPVCVKRAKTAKDNNRDLGLCRVLLAELERHQDAWPFLTPVNMKSVPGYRKVIKKPMDFTTIREKLVSSQYQNLETFIIDVNLVFDNCEKYNEDNSDIGRAGHNMRKFFEKRWTELLKQTN